One genomic region from Triplophysa dalaica isolate WHDGS20190420 chromosome 23, ASM1584641v1, whole genome shotgun sequence encodes:
- the hus1 gene encoding checkpoint protein HUS1 isoform X1, which translates to MKFRSKIIDVGCLNHFTRVVNTVSKLTKSCVLRLTRDHVYFVLSGKISTGGVSMWCELLQVNFFDEYQMEGVSADANEIFLEVTPENLSRALKTAQNAKSVKMKLTKKNCPCLTLAAELPSLSSVSRVVTHDIPVDVIPRRLWQDFREPQMPDFDVSIYLPPLKTMKSVVDRMKNLSNFLVMEANLKGEMNLKIETDLASVTTHFKDLGNPPWGDDGSQTVSQSREDDLMAEVRVDIRKLQQFLTGQQVNPSKAMCNIVHKRILHLIFLHEDVSLQYFIPAVV; encoded by the exons ATGAAGTTTCGATCGAAAATCATCGATGTGGGATGTTTGAATCACTTCACTC GTGTGGTAAACACAGTGTCTAAACTGACAAAGTCTTGTGTTCTTCGTCTCACGCGTGATCATGTGTACTTCGTGCTGTCGGGTAAGATCTCTACAGGAGGAGTCAGCATGTGGTGTGAGTTACTGCAG GTGAATTTTTTTGATGAGTATCAGATGGAGGGAGTGTCAGCCGACGCCAATGAGATCTTTCTGGAGGTGACGCCTGAGAATCTTTCAAGGGCCTTAAAAACCGCCCAGAATGCCAAATCTGTCAAAATGAAACTTACCAAGAAGAATTGCCCGTGTCTGACGCTGGCGGCCGAGCTG CCGTCTCTGTCCAGCGTCAGTCGTGTTGTCACTCATGATATTCCAGTGGATGTTATTCCCAGGAGACTGTGGCAAGACTTCAGAGAACCTCAGATGCCCGACTTTGAT GTGAGCATATACCTGCCGCCTCTGAAGACGATGAAGAGTGTGGTGGACCGCATGAAGAATCTCTCCAACTTCCTG gtcATGGAGGCCAATCTGAAGGGTGAGATGAACTTGAAGATCGAGACCGATCTGGCTTCTGTCACAACACACTTTAAAGATCTGGGCAACCCGCCGTGGG GGGATGATGGTTCTCAGACAGTCAGTCAAAGCAGAGAGGATGATCTCATGGCTGAAGTTCGTGTGGACATCAGAAAACTCCAGCAGTTCCTCACGGGACAGCAGGTCAACCCCAGCAAAGCAATGTGCA ATATCGTTCACAAGCGGATTCTTCATCTGATCTTTCTACATGAGGATGTTTCTCTACAGTATTTTATTCCAGCTGTAGTGTGA
- the hus1 gene encoding checkpoint protein HUS1 isoform X2, whose product MWCELLQVNFFDEYQMEGVSADANEIFLEVTPENLSRALKTAQNAKSVKMKLTKKNCPCLTLAAELPSLSSVSRVVTHDIPVDVIPRRLWQDFREPQMPDFDVSIYLPPLKTMKSVVDRMKNLSNFLVMEANLKGEMNLKIETDLASVTTHFKDLGNPPWGDDGSQTVSQSREDDLMAEVRVDIRKLQQFLTGQQVNPSKAMCNIVHKRILHLIFLHEDVSLQYFIPAVV is encoded by the exons ATGTGGTGTGAGTTACTGCAG GTGAATTTTTTTGATGAGTATCAGATGGAGGGAGTGTCAGCCGACGCCAATGAGATCTTTCTGGAGGTGACGCCTGAGAATCTTTCAAGGGCCTTAAAAACCGCCCAGAATGCCAAATCTGTCAAAATGAAACTTACCAAGAAGAATTGCCCGTGTCTGACGCTGGCGGCCGAGCTG CCGTCTCTGTCCAGCGTCAGTCGTGTTGTCACTCATGATATTCCAGTGGATGTTATTCCCAGGAGACTGTGGCAAGACTTCAGAGAACCTCAGATGCCCGACTTTGAT GTGAGCATATACCTGCCGCCTCTGAAGACGATGAAGAGTGTGGTGGACCGCATGAAGAATCTCTCCAACTTCCTG gtcATGGAGGCCAATCTGAAGGGTGAGATGAACTTGAAGATCGAGACCGATCTGGCTTCTGTCACAACACACTTTAAAGATCTGGGCAACCCGCCGTGGG GGGATGATGGTTCTCAGACAGTCAGTCAAAGCAGAGAGGATGATCTCATGGCTGAAGTTCGTGTGGACATCAGAAAACTCCAGCAGTTCCTCACGGGACAGCAGGTCAACCCCAGCAAAGCAATGTGCA ATATCGTTCACAAGCGGATTCTTCATCTGATCTTTCTACATGAGGATGTTTCTCTACAGTATTTTATTCCAGCTGTAGTGTGA